One Brassica napus cultivar Da-Ae chromosome C4, Da-Ae, whole genome shotgun sequence genomic region harbors:
- the LOC111211989 gene encoding putative defensin-like protein 57 — protein MSETCMKSRKRQKKKKLKMGVEATTSNVHICFIPCSPSYGTYECLHDCLYKRYHDGNCVNGRCCCS, from the exons atgtCAGAAACATGCATGAAATCAAGAAAAcgccagaagaagaagaagctgaaaaTGG GCGTCGAGGCAACGACATCTAATGTGCACATTTGCTTTATACCTTGTTCACCAAGTTACGGAACTTACGAATGCCTCCATGACTGTCTCTACAAGCGTTATCATGATGGAAATTGTGTAAATGGGCGTTGCTGTTGCTCATAA
- the LOC106392406 gene encoding transcription factor JUNGBRUNNEN 1 — MSGEGKDHEEEDEAKLPGFRFHPTDEELLGYYLRRKVENKPIKLELIKQIDIYKFDPWDLPRVSSVEENEWYFFCMRGRKYKNSVRPNRVTGSGFWKATGIDKPVYSNLDCVGLKKSLVYYLGSAGKGSKTNWMMHEFRLPSTAKSESPTQQAEVWTLCRIFKRVTHHRNPTTLQPNRRPVITLTDSCSKTSSLDSDHTSHHVVESLSHKLHEPQRQPQTQNPYWNQLTTVGFNQPTYTCHDNNLVNLWNINGEDFIGEPASWDELRSVIDGNTNHL, encoded by the exons ATGAGTGGTGAAGGTAAGGAtcacgaagaagaagatgaagcaaaACTTCCTGGATTCAGGTTTCATCCCACTGACGAAGAGCTTTTAGGGTATTATCTTCGAAGAAAAGTAGAGAACAAACCCATCAAACTCGAACTTATCAAACAGATCGATATCTACAAGTTCGATCCTTGGGATCTTCCCA GAGTAAGCAGCGTTGAGGAAAACGAGTGGTACTTCTTCTGCATGAGAGGCAGGAAATACAAGAATAGTGTTAGACCAAACCGAGTCACCGGTTCAGGTTTCTGGAAAGCCACCGGTATTGATAAACCGGTTTACTCCAATCTTGATTGCGTTGGCCTAAAGAAGTCTCTAGTTTACTATCTTGGTTCAGCCGGTAAGGGCTCTAAAACCAATTGGATGATGCATGAATTTCGCCTCCCATCTACCGCAAAATCTGAGTCACCAACTCAACAAGCA GAGGTGTGGACACTATGCAGAATCTTCAAACGAGTCACACATCATCGAAACCCAACCACCCTACAACCAAACCGTAGACCGGTTATCACCTTAACTGATTCATGTTCGAAGACAAGCAGCTTAGATTCCGATCACACTAGCCATCACGTCGTAGAATCCTTGTCCCACAAGCTACATGAGCCGCAGCGTCAGCCACAGACGCAGAATCCTTATTGGAACCAACTTACTACGGTTGGTTTCAATCAACCGACATATACTTGTCATGATAACAACTTGGTTAATCTCTGGAACATCAACGGTGAAGATTTCATCGGAGAACCAGCAAGTTGGGATGAACTTAGATCAGTTATAGATGGAAATACTAATCACTTGTAA
- the LOC106391784 gene encoding uncharacterized protein LOC106391784 isoform X2 produces the protein MNANHNLWTDGLICAFEFHQGRRKTAKFDTRSALHRGDALYTLTKKHEFKEEEEEHSRSHWRAIGWDRLSELVQTVKVDGDWSVQNVDVDHATVAELAAPYWDRPLAGPTWWCHVDASHQGVALWLRNAQWLHPAVSVALRDESKLISERMKHIFYEVPVRVAGGLLFELLGQSAGDPFIEEDDIPIVLRSWQSQNFVVTALHVKGFASNISVLGITEVQEMLIAGGACIPRTIHELIAHLACRLARWDDRLFRKYIFGAADEVELMFMNKRMYEDLNLFTIILNQEIRRLSTQVIRVKWSLHAREEIVFELLQQLKGNTAKDLLEGIRKSTRNMINEQEAVRGRLFTIQDVMQNTVRAWLQDRSLTVTHNLGIFGGVGLLLTIVTGLFGINVDGIPGAADSPQAFALFSAILFFSGFVLVVGALLYLGLKEPEAEENVEIRKQELDEMVKKFQREAESHAQVFQKVPQNIERTGTSSSSRMLVHDPNGYVLLD, from the exons ATGAATGCGAATCACAACCTCTGGACGGATGGTCTTATCTGCGCTTTCGAGTTTCATCAAGGTCGTCGCAAGACAGCCAAGTTCGACACGAGAAGCGCTCTTCACCGAGGAGATGCTCTTTATACTCTAAC CAAGAAACATgaatttaaagaagaagaagaagagcactCAAGGAGTCACTGGCGAGCAATTGGTTGGGATAGGCTCTCTGAGCTTGTTCAGACTGTGAAGGTTGATGGTGATTGGTCAGTGCAGAACGTTGATGTAGATCATGCAACGGTTGCTGAGCTGGCTGCTCCTTACTGGGACCGACCACTCGCGGGTCCCACGTGGTGGTGCCACGTTGATGCTAGCCATCAAGGTGTTGCTTTGTGGCTGCGTAACGCGCAGTGGTTGCATCCGGCTGTTAGCGTGGCTCTAAGGGACGAGAGCAAGTTGATTAGTGAACGgatgaaacatattttttatgag GTTCCGGTTAGAGTTGCTGGTGGGCTGTTGTTTGAGCTGTTGGGGCAATCAGCTGGTGAtccttttatagaagaagatGACATTCCCATTGTCTTGAGGTCATGGCAGTCGCAGAATTTTGTAGTGACTGCGTTACATGTTAAGGGGTTTGCTTCGAACATTAGTGTGTTAGGCATTACAGAAGTGCAG GAAATGCTAATTGCTGGTGGAGCCTGCATTCCAAGAACCATACATGAACTTATAGCGCATCTTGCATGCCGCCTTGCTCGCTGGGATGATAG GCTATTTAGGAAGTATATATTTGGTGCAGCAGACGAAGTTGAGTTGATGTTTATGAACAA GAGAATGTACGAGGATCTAAATCTGTTTACTATAATCTTGAATCAAGAAATCAGAAGGCTTTCCACCCAG GTCATACGAGTGAAATGGTCGCTTCATGCAAGAGAAGAGATTGTGTTCGAGCTGCTTCAGCAACTAAAAGGCAACACAGCAAAAGACTTGCTTGAAGGAATAAGAAAGAGCACACGCAATATGATCAATGAACAAGAAGCAGTCCGTGGCCGCTTATTCACTATCCAAGACGTCATGCAAAACACCGTTCGAGCTTGGTTACAG GATCGAAGCCTGACGGTTACACACAACCTAGGAATCTTTGGAGGAGTTGGCCTTTTGCTGACAATAGTGACCGGTCTGTTTGGGATAAACGTAGATGGCATACCAGGAGCTGCAGATTCTCCACAAGCCTTTGCACTTTTCTCAGCCATTCTTTTCTTCTCAGGTTTTGTTTTAGTGGTCGGGGCTTTGCTCTACCTTGGACTCAAGGAGCCAGAGGCAGAAGAGAACGTGGAGATTAGAAAACAAGAGCTTGACGAAATGGTCAAGAAGTTTCAAAGAGAAGCTGAGTCTCATGCGCAGGTCTTCCAGAAAGTTCCTCAGAATATAGAACGCACTGGTACTAGTAGCAGTAGTAGAATGTTAGTACATGATCCAAATGGTTACGTTCTCTTGGActga
- the LOC111211974 gene encoding putative defensin-like protein 55, which translates to MKIRQTFVMFFLVVVLATSSLSNSNVFASRVMWANPLSNSTVLASPGVEATPSQIHICYKPCTKTYGVYPCYDDCLSKNFDDGNCEYNGLCCCT; encoded by the exons ATGAAGATCAGACAAACTTTTGTGATGTTTTTCCTTGTAGTAGTATTAGCAACGTCGTCGTTGTCCAACTCCAACGTTTTCGCATCACGGG tgATGTGGGCAAATCCATTGTCCAATTCCACCGTACTGGCTTCACCGG GCGTCGAGGCAACGCCATCTCAGATTCACATTTGCTATAAACCTTGTACAAAAACTTACGGTGTTTATCCATGCTACGATGACTGCCTAAGCAAAAATTTTGATGATGGAAATTGTGAATATAATGGACTTTGTTGCTGCACATAA
- the LOC106391707 gene encoding uncharacterized protein LOC106391707, whose product MMALQLFPASLHPISNPSSSSSSSRSKQRHLLLQLSPPRLRSDRSQSGVTENDSDPSSSGSSSSSVRTQLDLLEQLTSTSDGYLSDGGGGGLRGLTVRDQLASLVGDRDDDFTIPLGKNLKKVSPKFLTTSQKRNIKRQSYLNEVSQRNDSVFFSTIGAFVILPPLLILGIAILTGYVQLFP is encoded by the exons ATGATGGCCTTGCAACTCTTCCCCGCTTCTCTTCACCCAATCTCGaacccttcttcttcatcatcatcatctcgaTCAAAACAGAGACACCTCCTTCTCCAGCTCTCTCCTCCTCGCCTCCGTTCTGACCGTAGCCAAAGCGGTGTCACCGAAAACGACAGCGATCCTTCTTCCTCAG gttcttcatcatcatcagtacGCACACAGTTAGATCTCCTCGAACAGCTTACTTCCACCAGCGACG GTTACTTGagtgatggtggtggtggtggcttgAGGGGACTCACAGTGCGTGACCAATTGGCTAGTCTTGTTGGTGACAGAGACGATGACTTCACCATTCCCTTGGGGAAGAACTTGAAGAAAGTGAGCCCTAAGTTCTTAACCACTTCTCAGAAAAGGAACATTAAGAGGCAAAGCTACCTTAACGAGGTCTCTCAGAGGAATgactctgttttcttttctacCATCGGCGCCTTTGTAATCCTTCCGCCTTTGTTGATCCTTGGGATTGCTATTTTGACTGGCTATGTTCAACTCTTTCCTTAA
- the LOC106391784 gene encoding uncharacterized protein LOC106391784 isoform X1, protein MNANHNLWTDGLICAFEFHQGRRKTAKFDTRSALHRGDALYTLTYQNKKHEFKEEEEEHSRSHWRAIGWDRLSELVQTVKVDGDWSVQNVDVDHATVAELAAPYWDRPLAGPTWWCHVDASHQGVALWLRNAQWLHPAVSVALRDESKLISERMKHIFYEVPVRVAGGLLFELLGQSAGDPFIEEDDIPIVLRSWQSQNFVVTALHVKGFASNISVLGITEVQEMLIAGGACIPRTIHELIAHLACRLARWDDRLFRKYIFGAADEVELMFMNKRMYEDLNLFTIILNQEIRRLSTQVIRVKWSLHAREEIVFELLQQLKGNTAKDLLEGIRKSTRNMINEQEAVRGRLFTIQDVMQNTVRAWLQDRSLTVTHNLGIFGGVGLLLTIVTGLFGINVDGIPGAADSPQAFALFSAILFFSGFVLVVGALLYLGLKEPEAEENVEIRKQELDEMVKKFQREAESHAQVFQKVPQNIERTGTSSSSRMLVHDPNGYVLLD, encoded by the exons ATGAATGCGAATCACAACCTCTGGACGGATGGTCTTATCTGCGCTTTCGAGTTTCATCAAGGTCGTCGCAAGACAGCCAAGTTCGACACGAGAAGCGCTCTTCACCGAGGAGATGCTCTTTATACTCTAACGTATCAAAA CAAGAAACATgaatttaaagaagaagaagaagagcactCAAGGAGTCACTGGCGAGCAATTGGTTGGGATAGGCTCTCTGAGCTTGTTCAGACTGTGAAGGTTGATGGTGATTGGTCAGTGCAGAACGTTGATGTAGATCATGCAACGGTTGCTGAGCTGGCTGCTCCTTACTGGGACCGACCACTCGCGGGTCCCACGTGGTGGTGCCACGTTGATGCTAGCCATCAAGGTGTTGCTTTGTGGCTGCGTAACGCGCAGTGGTTGCATCCGGCTGTTAGCGTGGCTCTAAGGGACGAGAGCAAGTTGATTAGTGAACGgatgaaacatattttttatgag GTTCCGGTTAGAGTTGCTGGTGGGCTGTTGTTTGAGCTGTTGGGGCAATCAGCTGGTGAtccttttatagaagaagatGACATTCCCATTGTCTTGAGGTCATGGCAGTCGCAGAATTTTGTAGTGACTGCGTTACATGTTAAGGGGTTTGCTTCGAACATTAGTGTGTTAGGCATTACAGAAGTGCAG GAAATGCTAATTGCTGGTGGAGCCTGCATTCCAAGAACCATACATGAACTTATAGCGCATCTTGCATGCCGCCTTGCTCGCTGGGATGATAG GCTATTTAGGAAGTATATATTTGGTGCAGCAGACGAAGTTGAGTTGATGTTTATGAACAA GAGAATGTACGAGGATCTAAATCTGTTTACTATAATCTTGAATCAAGAAATCAGAAGGCTTTCCACCCAG GTCATACGAGTGAAATGGTCGCTTCATGCAAGAGAAGAGATTGTGTTCGAGCTGCTTCAGCAACTAAAAGGCAACACAGCAAAAGACTTGCTTGAAGGAATAAGAAAGAGCACACGCAATATGATCAATGAACAAGAAGCAGTCCGTGGCCGCTTATTCACTATCCAAGACGTCATGCAAAACACCGTTCGAGCTTGGTTACAG GATCGAAGCCTGACGGTTACACACAACCTAGGAATCTTTGGAGGAGTTGGCCTTTTGCTGACAATAGTGACCGGTCTGTTTGGGATAAACGTAGATGGCATACCAGGAGCTGCAGATTCTCCACAAGCCTTTGCACTTTTCTCAGCCATTCTTTTCTTCTCAGGTTTTGTTTTAGTGGTCGGGGCTTTGCTCTACCTTGGACTCAAGGAGCCAGAGGCAGAAGAGAACGTGGAGATTAGAAAACAAGAGCTTGACGAAATGGTCAAGAAGTTTCAAAGAGAAGCTGAGTCTCATGCGCAGGTCTTCCAGAAAGTTCCTCAGAATATAGAACGCACTGGTACTAGTAGCAGTAGTAGAATGTTAGTACATGATCCAAATGGTTACGTTCTCTTGGActga
- the LOC106394600 gene encoding transcription factor PAR1-like — translation MEKTLATPDNARSLSPSSSAAVKSRTGGFERRTKRRLSQTKASVCVSGQEEDDEEEVKEKIEALQRIIPGGTALGVDALFEETAGYIMSLQCQIKTIKVLTSFLQSLDKQDMKFGG, via the coding sequence atgGAGAAAACTCTAGCAACTCCCGACAACGCTAGATCTCTTTCACCGTCATCTTCAGCCGCTGTGAAATCACGAACCGGTGGTTTCGAACGCAGAACCAAACGGAGATTGTCGCAGACTAAGGCAAGCGTGTGTGTCTCCGgccaagaagaagatgacgaaGAAGAGGTAAAGGAGAAAATTGAGGCGTTGCAAAGGATTATTCCCGGTGGAACTGCGCTTGGTGTGGACGCGCTCTTCGAAGAGACAGCTGGTTACATAATGTCTCTACAATGTCAGATCAAAACCATTAAAGTCCTCACTTCATTTCTCCAAAGCTTAGATAAACAAGATATGAAGTTCGGaggttga